The following are encoded in a window of Halosolutus halophilus genomic DNA:
- a CDS encoding RNA ligase partner protein: protein MSSEAFKQRFVLDTSLFITEEIRADDESIEDAVCRLLELIANARLNLGISCYVPPTIHDELTTMLADRGISDETFALLNTWVIRKHPDRYEISIPANVVYTFVDEMSDRVNRGLRVSEEAVRRAERSADEPLDEHEHKTEVDAVISDLRDKYRGAMRTGVLDSREDFDLLILARELDAGVVTEDKGIIDWTEDFGLRYLRGREFPDLLEQYLAAVDPESKRSID, encoded by the coding sequence ATGTCCAGCGAGGCGTTCAAACAGCGGTTCGTCCTCGACACGTCGCTGTTTATCACCGAGGAGATCCGGGCGGACGACGAGTCGATCGAGGACGCCGTGTGCCGACTGCTCGAGTTGATCGCGAACGCCCGCCTCAACCTCGGTATCTCCTGTTACGTGCCGCCGACGATCCACGACGAGTTGACGACGATGCTTGCCGACCGGGGCATCAGCGACGAGACGTTCGCGCTGCTCAACACGTGGGTCATCCGCAAACACCCCGATCGGTACGAGATTTCGATCCCCGCGAACGTCGTCTACACGTTCGTCGACGAGATGAGCGATCGGGTCAACCGCGGCCTGCGCGTCTCGGAGGAGGCGGTCCGGCGCGCCGAACGAAGCGCCGACGAACCGCTCGACGAGCACGAGCACAAGACCGAAGTCGACGCCGTGATCTCGGACCTGCGGGACAAGTACCGCGGCGCGATGCGCACCGGTGTGCTCGACTCCCGCGAGGACTTCGACCTCCTGATCCTCGCCCGAGAACTCGACGCGGGCGTCGTCACCGAGGACAAGGGCATCATCGACTGGACCGAGGACTTCGGCCTGCGCTACCTCCGCGGCCGGGAGTTCCCAGACCTGCTGGAGCAGTATCTCGCGGCCGTCGATCCCGAATCGAAGCGATCGATCGACTAG
- a CDS encoding RNA ligase produces the protein MSDTEYHKQLGIGKSAFDSLTEHMEDRRYDGVEYRHVPDYRRGVERGTALIAGEVVRGFPKIPRTLVLETGIPNWFDDEVVVEEKLNGYNVRFARIDGDVLAFSRSGMVCPFTTRFVDRLVDLEPLFDAYPEAMVCGEMIGPENPYTVHDYPDVDSLAFRAFDWRDRQSGDPLPVDERRERYDRFDIPQTRYFGSYDVDDAAGEVGRLVRELDAEDREGVVMKSPDGTEQLKYTTSAANRGDLAYAFSLPFDYGQAFMFRRLIREAFQTIEWDESADEATDRAHELGEAILLSMRDSIETVEAGETVGERHTVRASAETIDVLFEHLRGQGLRIEVEADRREDGDRVVTFCKRTQATNDKIRNYLDGHVVQE, from the coding sequence ATGAGTGATACCGAGTACCACAAACAGCTCGGGATCGGGAAATCGGCGTTCGACTCGCTCACGGAGCACATGGAGGATCGACGCTACGACGGGGTCGAGTACCGTCACGTTCCGGACTACCGTCGCGGCGTCGAGCGCGGCACCGCGTTGATCGCGGGCGAGGTCGTCCGGGGATTTCCCAAGATCCCGCGCACGCTCGTCCTCGAGACGGGGATCCCGAACTGGTTCGACGACGAGGTCGTCGTCGAGGAGAAATTGAACGGCTACAACGTCCGGTTCGCCCGGATCGACGGCGACGTCCTCGCGTTCTCGCGGAGCGGCATGGTCTGTCCGTTCACGACCAGGTTCGTCGATCGCCTCGTCGATCTCGAACCGCTCTTCGACGCGTATCCGGAGGCGATGGTCTGTGGCGAGATGATCGGCCCGGAGAACCCCTACACCGTACACGACTACCCCGACGTCGACTCGCTGGCGTTCCGGGCGTTCGACTGGCGCGATCGACAGTCCGGCGATCCGCTTCCGGTCGACGAACGGCGGGAGCGGTACGACCGATTCGATATCCCACAGACGCGGTACTTCGGCAGCTACGACGTCGACGACGCGGCCGGCGAGGTCGGTCGGCTCGTCCGCGAACTCGACGCCGAGGACCGGGAGGGCGTCGTGATGAAATCACCCGACGGCACCGAGCAATTGAAGTACACGACGTCGGCCGCGAACCGGGGGGACCTCGCATACGCCTTCTCGCTTCCGTTCGATTACGGGCAGGCGTTCATGTTCCGCCGGCTCATCCGCGAGGCGTTCCAGACGATCGAGTGGGACGAGTCCGCGGACGAAGCCACGGACCGCGCACACGAACTGGGCGAGGCGATCCTCCTCTCGATGCGCGACAGCATCGAGACCGTGGAAGCGGGCGAGACGGTCGGTGAACGTCACACCGTCCGGGCCAGCGCGGAGACGATCGACGTCCTCTTCGAGCATCTCCGGGGACAGGGACTCCGGATCGAGGTCGAGGCCGATCGGCGCGAGGACGGGGACCGGGTCGTCACGTTCTGCAAGCGGACGCAGGCGACGAACGACAAGATCCGGAACTATCTCGATGGCCACGTCGTCCAGGAGTAG
- a CDS encoding MBL fold metallo-hydrolase, producing the protein MHDHDEAGVHALPIDVEYGGRQLTITPSVVETDRGLVLIDVGPQRAVDSLEVHLQNLGYALTDVWLIVCTHHDGDHVGGLTAVLDRVDAVVATHRDEAPYVRGDREPIKGDGDRYEPVEVDIELADGVRIPTLAGPMEVVATPGHTPGHVSLSFPEDGLLIAGDALVADGAAPLEGPKPEFTADLSRATESVGRLAERDVEHTLCYHGGYVDAGSERIEEIHENLRS; encoded by the coding sequence ATGCACGACCACGACGAAGCTGGCGTTCACGCACTGCCGATCGACGTCGAGTACGGCGGTCGCCAACTGACGATCACGCCGTCCGTCGTCGAGACCGATCGCGGGCTAGTGTTGATCGACGTCGGACCGCAGCGTGCAGTGGATTCGCTCGAGGTCCACCTGCAGAATCTCGGATACGCGCTCACGGACGTCTGGCTGATCGTCTGCACACACCACGACGGCGACCACGTCGGCGGGCTGACGGCGGTGCTCGATCGCGTCGACGCAGTCGTCGCGACCCATCGCGACGAGGCACCGTACGTCAGGGGCGATCGGGAACCGATCAAGGGCGACGGCGACCGGTACGAACCGGTCGAGGTGGACATCGAACTCGCGGACGGAGTCCGAATTCCGACGCTCGCGGGACCGATGGAGGTCGTCGCGACCCCCGGGCACACGCCGGGGCACGTCTCGCTCTCGTTCCCCGAGGACGGGTTGCTGATCGCCGGTGACGCGCTCGTCGCCGACGGGGCCGCTCCGCTCGAGGGACCGAAACCCGAGTTCACGGCGGACCTGAGCCGTGCCACGGAATCCGTCGGTCGACTCGCCGAACGCGACGTCGAACACACGCTGTGCTATCACGGCGGCTACGTCGACGCGGGGAGCGAACGAATCGAGGAAATTCACGAGAATCTCCGGAGTTGA